In Meiothermus ruber DSM 1279, the following proteins share a genomic window:
- a CDS encoding FdhF/YdeP family oxidoreductase, whose product MALKPVKKGWSPETWVSLRPFGLGLQKPNNFLEVFRAIGENADNLEYAWRILRDGVCDGCALGTSGLRDWTIKGIHLCNIRLRLLRLNTMGPLKAEVLRNVEDLKSRSSAELRALGRLPYPMRRRRGEAGFTRISWDEALDRIAWRLCKTPPEKMGFYLTSRGTPNETYYVVQKAVRALGSNNIDNAARICHSPSTVALKAALGVAATTCSYRDLIGTDLVVFFGSNPAVNQPVMMKYLYYAKKAGTQVVCVNPYLEPAMRHYWIPSDPESALFGTKITDRFFQVQPGGDSAFITGTLKHLIEQGWLNQAFIAEHTEGFEALADQLKQTPWETLEGLSGLSRAEILEFALLLAKAERAVLVWSMGITQHRSGEESVQSIINLGLARGYLGREGCGLMPIRGHSGVQGGAEMGAYATVFPGGLPINPETAAALEKAWGFAVPSQPGLTVTEMLEGGLEVLWSVGGNFLETLPSPAQAEAHLAQVPLRVHQDIVLSSQMLVEPAEEVILLPATTRYEIPGGCTETTTERRVVFSPEIPGPRLPEARWEGQVFQEVVARMCRPELAEKVRFADTAAVRAEIARVVPLYDGIQHLKARGDAFQYGGPHLCPGGVCPTPSGRARFLPVALPQSSVPEGAFRLVTRRGKQFNSMVHEATDPINGAPREAVFMNPSDLERLGLKPGQPVWLHNPFGTLAGRVFAAEVRPGSLQVHWPEGNALIDPRLRSSQAKIPAYKEAYVYIHTQPPPQSPHPNPAAAD is encoded by the coding sequence GTGGCACTCAAGCCGGTGAAAAAAGGGTGGAGCCCCGAAACCTGGGTGAGCCTGCGGCCGTTTGGGCTGGGGCTGCAAAAGCCCAACAACTTCCTCGAGGTCTTCCGGGCCATCGGCGAGAACGCCGACAACCTCGAGTACGCCTGGCGCATCCTGCGCGATGGGGTCTGCGACGGCTGCGCCCTGGGCACCAGCGGCCTGAGGGACTGGACGATTAAGGGCATCCACCTCTGCAACATCCGGCTGCGCCTGCTGCGGCTCAACACCATGGGGCCTCTGAAGGCGGAAGTTTTGCGGAATGTGGAAGACCTCAAGTCCAGAAGCTCCGCCGAGCTGCGGGCACTGGGCCGCCTCCCCTACCCCATGCGCCGCCGCCGGGGGGAAGCGGGGTTCACCCGGATCAGCTGGGACGAGGCCCTCGACCGCATCGCCTGGAGGCTCTGCAAAACCCCTCCCGAGAAGATGGGCTTTTACCTCACCAGCCGGGGCACCCCCAACGAGACCTACTACGTGGTGCAGAAAGCGGTGCGGGCCCTGGGCAGCAACAACATCGACAACGCGGCCCGCATCTGCCACAGTCCCAGCACCGTGGCCCTCAAGGCCGCGCTGGGGGTGGCCGCCACCACCTGCAGCTACCGCGACCTGATCGGCACCGATCTAGTGGTGTTTTTCGGTTCCAACCCGGCGGTTAATCAGCCGGTGATGATGAAGTACCTGTACTACGCCAAAAAAGCCGGAACCCAGGTGGTCTGCGTCAACCCCTACCTGGAACCGGCCATGCGGCACTACTGGATTCCCTCCGACCCCGAGAGTGCGCTCTTTGGCACCAAGATCACCGACCGCTTCTTCCAGGTACAGCCGGGGGGTGACAGCGCCTTTATCACCGGAACCCTCAAGCACCTGATAGAGCAGGGCTGGCTCAACCAGGCCTTTATTGCCGAGCACACCGAGGGCTTTGAGGCGCTGGCCGATCAGCTCAAACAAACCCCCTGGGAGACGCTCGAGGGCCTGAGCGGGCTCTCCAGAGCCGAGATACTCGAGTTCGCCCTGCTGCTTGCCAAGGCCGAAAGGGCCGTGCTGGTCTGGAGCATGGGCATCACCCAGCACCGCTCGGGCGAGGAGAGCGTGCAGAGCATCATCAACCTGGGCCTGGCGCGGGGCTACCTGGGGCGCGAAGGTTGCGGCCTGATGCCCATCCGCGGGCATTCGGGCGTGCAGGGCGGGGCCGAGATGGGGGCCTATGCCACGGTATTTCCCGGGGGCCTGCCGATTAATCCCGAAACCGCCGCGGCCCTGGAAAAAGCCTGGGGCTTTGCGGTGCCCAGCCAGCCGGGCCTGACCGTGACGGAGATGCTCGAGGGGGGCCTCGAGGTGCTGTGGAGCGTGGGGGGCAACTTCCTCGAGACCCTGCCCAGCCCGGCCCAGGCCGAGGCCCACCTGGCCCAGGTGCCGCTGCGGGTGCACCAGGACATCGTGCTTTCCTCACAGATGCTGGTCGAGCCCGCCGAGGAGGTGATTCTGCTCCCCGCCACCACCCGCTACGAGATTCCGGGCGGCTGCACCGAGACCACCACCGAACGCCGGGTGGTCTTCAGCCCCGAGATCCCCGGCCCCCGCCTGCCCGAGGCCCGCTGGGAGGGGCAGGTCTTCCAGGAGGTGGTGGCCCGCATGTGCAGGCCCGAGCTGGCCGAAAAGGTGCGCTTTGCCGATACCGCCGCGGTGCGGGCCGAGATTGCCCGGGTCGTCCCCCTCTACGACGGCATCCAGCACCTAAAGGCCCGGGGCGACGCCTTCCAGTACGGAGGCCCCCACCTCTGCCCCGGCGGGGTCTGCCCCACCCCCAGCGGGCGGGCCCGCTTCCTGCCGGTGGCCCTACCCCAAAGCAGCGTGCCCGAGGGCGCTTTTCGCCTGGTTACCCGACGCGGCAAGCAGTTCAACAGCATGGTGCACGAGGCCACCGACCCCATCAACGGCGCCCCCCGCGAGGCCGTTTTTATGAACCCGAGTGACCTGGAAAGGCTGGGGTTGAAGCCCGGCCAGCCGGTCTGGTTGCACAACCCTTTTGGCACCCTGGCGGGCCGGGTCTTCGCGGCCGAGGTGCGGCCCGGCAGCCTCCAGGTGCACTGGCCTGAGGGCAACGCCTTGATTGACCCCAGGCTGCGCTCGAGCCAGGCCAAAATTCCGGCCTACAAAGAGGCGTATGTCTATATCCACACCCAACCACCGCCCCAAAGCCCGCATCCGAACCCGGCTGCTGCGGATTGA
- a CDS encoding GNAT family N-acetyltransferase, which translates to MVPYLNEYFLAAEVEPKTMDRLWAEGWRHFGEYFFRYSQTGSHTVLPLRVRLAGFVLRRSQQRVLKKNQDIQVKLQPAFVNAQVEALFARHKTRFSHSIPKSIYNFISRHPAHIPCRCHSLTLHHQGRLVGISYLDEGAQATSSVYQCFDPDLSRRSLGILMILHSILLSRAWGKAYYYPGYAYLEPSEYDYKKRLGALEYFDWQGNWLSFEDNPALTHPRPDLALE; encoded by the coding sequence ATGGTGCCTTACCTGAATGAGTATTTTCTGGCCGCTGAGGTCGAGCCCAAGACCATGGATCGGCTCTGGGCCGAGGGCTGGCGCCACTTCGGGGAGTACTTTTTTCGTTACAGTCAAACTGGAAGCCACACCGTGCTGCCCCTGCGGGTGCGGCTGGCCGGGTTTGTCCTGCGTCGAAGCCAGCAGCGGGTGCTCAAGAAGAACCAGGACATCCAGGTAAAGCTACAGCCGGCCTTTGTGAACGCCCAGGTGGAGGCGCTTTTTGCCCGGCACAAAACCCGCTTTTCCCACAGCATCCCCAAAAGCATTTACAACTTCATCTCGCGGCATCCGGCCCATATCCCCTGCCGCTGCCACAGCCTGACCCTGCACCACCAGGGCCGTCTGGTGGGCATCAGCTATCTGGACGAGGGGGCCCAGGCCACCTCGAGCGTCTACCAGTGCTTCGACCCCGACCTCTCCAGGCGCAGCCTGGGCATCCTGATGATCCTGCACTCGATTCTGCTCTCGAGGGCCTGGGGCAAGGCCTACTACTACCCCGGCTACGCCTACCTGGAACCTTCCGAGTACGACTACAAAAAACGGCTGGGGGCGCTGGAGTATTTCGATTGGCAGGGCAATTGGCTAAGTTTTGAGGACAACCCCGCGCTCACACACCCGCGCCCCGATCTGGCCTTAGAATAG
- a CDS encoding ABC transporter ATP-binding protein produces MEIAYALEHPVKLELSLQVRGFTVLLGESGVGKTSLLKAIAGLIPARGQPFAGLRAEARRVGYLPQHLALFPHLRAWQNVAFPLAHLPPPARKKKALAYLELMGMAELAERFPRQMSGGQQQRVALARALAREPQILLLDEPTSALDAATREEVFAGVLERLRSLQIPTLAASHDHWLAQRADWVAVLTKAGLAQQGTSEEIFARPASLEVARLVGFRNLLEGTVLAVDGAWVQVQTPLGILKAPCRNGISVGQRVMLGVRPEEVFTQDGPENRIRGQVRNLRAQGLRVRGELMVGAVGLDFFLPRYKQAQLELAEGQWLEVALEPRFLHLIPLA; encoded by the coding sequence GTGGAGATCGCGTATGCCCTCGAGCACCCGGTAAAGCTCGAGCTCAGCCTGCAGGTGCGGGGCTTTACGGTACTGCTGGGCGAGAGCGGGGTGGGGAAGACCAGCCTGCTCAAGGCCATCGCCGGCCTGATTCCGGCCAGGGGCCAGCCCTTTGCCGGGCTGCGGGCCGAGGCGCGAAGGGTGGGCTACCTGCCCCAGCATCTGGCCCTGTTTCCCCACCTGCGGGCCTGGCAGAACGTGGCCTTTCCGCTGGCCCACCTGCCCCCTCCGGCCCGCAAAAAGAAGGCCCTGGCCTACCTCGAGCTGATGGGCATGGCCGAACTGGCCGAGCGCTTCCCCCGCCAGATGTCCGGTGGGCAGCAGCAGCGGGTGGCCCTGGCCCGGGCCCTGGCCCGCGAGCCCCAGATTCTATTGCTGGATGAGCCCACCAGTGCCCTGGATGCGGCGACCCGGGAGGAGGTTTTTGCAGGGGTGCTGGAGCGCCTTAGATCGCTGCAGATACCCACCCTGGCGGCCTCGCACGACCACTGGCTGGCCCAGCGGGCCGACTGGGTGGCCGTGTTGACCAAAGCAGGGCTGGCCCAGCAGGGAACCTCCGAAGAGATATTTGCCCGTCCTGCGAGCCTCGAGGTGGCCCGGCTGGTGGGCTTTCGTAACCTTCTGGAGGGCACGGTTCTGGCTGTGGATGGCGCATGGGTGCAGGTGCAAACCCCCCTGGGCATCCTCAAAGCCCCCTGCCGAAACGGCATTTCAGTTGGGCAGCGGGTGATGCTGGGGGTTCGCCCGGAGGAAGTTTTTACCCAGGACGGCCCTGAAAACCGCATCCGAGGCCAGGTACGGAACCTGCGCGCGCAGGGTTTGCGGGTGCGGGGCGAGCTGATGGTGGGCGCGGTGGGCCTGGACTTCTTCCTGCCGCGCTACAAACAGGCCCAGCTCGAGCTTGCCGAAGGCCAGTGGCTCGAGGTGGCCCTCGAGCCCCGCTTTTTGCACCTGATACCTCTTGCCTAA
- a CDS encoding thiolase family protein — MREVWVVSAVRTPIGRFGGALKDFSPVDLGGHVMKAALEQAGLSGAELDLFVFGQVLRAGHGQLPPRQAAFKAGIPNTVDGYAVDMVCASGMQAVANGALAIKNGDAELVLAGGMESMTQTGFYLSSRARWGYKYLAGAPEQLQDILQRDGLSDPFTGEAMGDQTERLAAEFGVTRPELDEVALESHRRAARAQEACYFSREMVPLEVKTRKGLERVEKDEGVRPETTLESLAALRPAFKKDGVLTAGNASQISDGASALLLASPEAVQKHGLKPIARILGSSWAAGEPWRFPEAPIPAVKKLLEKLHMSIADFHLFENNEAFALNNLLFNRLLGVPMDRLNVHGGAIALGHPIGASGARILTTLIHALHTHRQERGLAAICHGTGGSTAMAVEAVG, encoded by the coding sequence ATGCGTGAGGTGTGGGTGGTTTCGGCGGTGCGCACCCCGATTGGGCGGTTTGGCGGCGCGCTCAAAGACTTTTCGCCGGTAGACCTGGGGGGGCACGTGATGAAGGCGGCGCTCGAGCAGGCCGGACTGAGCGGGGCCGAACTCGACCTATTTGTGTTTGGTCAGGTGTTGCGGGCCGGACACGGCCAGCTACCGCCCCGCCAGGCGGCCTTTAAGGCCGGCATTCCCAACACCGTGGACGGCTACGCGGTGGACATGGTGTGCGCTTCGGGGATGCAGGCTGTGGCCAACGGTGCGCTGGCTATCAAAAATGGCGATGCCGAGCTGGTGCTGGCCGGCGGGATGGAGTCCATGACCCAGACCGGTTTTTACCTCTCGAGCCGGGCCCGCTGGGGCTACAAGTACCTGGCCGGGGCGCCCGAGCAACTGCAGGACATTTTGCAGCGCGACGGGCTCTCCGACCCCTTCACCGGTGAGGCCATGGGCGACCAGACCGAGCGCCTGGCGGCGGAGTTTGGGGTGACCCGACCCGAGCTGGACGAGGTGGCCCTGGAGTCGCACCGACGGGCCGCCAGGGCCCAGGAGGCCTGCTACTTTAGCCGGGAGATGGTGCCCCTCGAGGTCAAGACCCGCAAGGGGCTCGAGCGGGTCGAGAAGGACGAAGGGGTGCGGCCCGAGACCACCCTCGAGTCGCTGGCGGCCCTGCGCCCGGCCTTCAAGAAAGATGGGGTGCTGACCGCGGGCAACGCCTCGCAGATTTCCGACGGGGCCTCGGCGCTGCTCCTGGCCAGCCCCGAAGCCGTACAGAAGCACGGCCTGAAGCCCATCGCCCGCATCCTGGGCAGCAGTTGGGCCGCCGGCGAGCCCTGGCGTTTCCCCGAAGCCCCCATTCCGGCGGTCAAAAAACTGCTGGAGAAGCTTCATATGAGCATTGCCGACTTCCACCTGTTCGAAAACAACGAGGCCTTTGCCCTCAACAACCTGCTCTTCAACCGCTTGCTGGGGGTGCCCATGGATCGCCTGAACGTGCACGGCGGGGCCATCGCCCTGGGCCACCCCATCGGGGCCTCGGGGGCGCGCATCCTGACCACCCTGATTCACGCCCTGCACACCCACCGCCAGGAGCGCGGCCTGGCGGCCATCTGCCACGGCACCGGCGGCTCCACGGCCATGGCGGTGGAGGCTGTGGGCTAG
- a CDS encoding DUF503 domain-containing protein: MKAYLGLYTARLEMPWVKSLKEKRALVKPTIERLRARFPVSAARLAGQDEHGWEVVGFSLIGYDSVWVETVLREAADFIAAQAEYRVTDSSWSIEEVSLEDLLPAWVS, translated from the coding sequence ATGAAAGCCTACCTGGGCCTCTACACCGCGCGCCTGGAAATGCCCTGGGTCAAAAGCCTCAAAGAGAAGCGGGCCCTGGTCAAACCCACCATCGAGCGGCTGCGCGCGCGCTTTCCGGTCTCGGCGGCCCGCCTGGCCGGGCAGGACGAGCATGGCTGGGAGGTGGTGGGTTTCAGCCTGATCGGCTACGACAGCGTCTGGGTCGAGACCGTGCTGCGCGAGGCCGCCGACTTCATCGCGGCCCAGGCCGAGTACCGGGTGACCGACTCGAGCTGGAGCATCGAGGAGGTGAGCCTGGAAGACCTGCTCCCGGCCTGGGTTTCTTGA
- the fdhD gene encoding formate dehydrogenase accessory sulfurtransferase FdhD: protein MSISTPNHRPKARIRTRLLRIEQGQASARFDLVATEEPLEIRLLAAQTHGKTVAITMRTPGHDFELAAGFLLSEGLVRRREEIRRIAYCTDPSEPQQYNIVNVELNAATLPDLAPLERHFYTNSACGVCGKASLENLQRRYAPLDSSGRVSSQVITQLPKQLRAQQTLFAQTGGLHAAALFDRAGHLLALREDVGRHNALDKLLGWALLENRLPLSEQMVLVSGRASYELVQKALAAGVPVLCAISAPSSLAVELAQAFNLTLIGFLRDSFNVYSGAERLALDAS from the coding sequence ATGTCTATATCCACACCCAACCACCGCCCCAAAGCCCGCATCCGAACCCGGCTGCTGCGGATTGAGCAGGGCCAGGCCTCGGCCCGGTTTGACCTGGTCGCCACCGAGGAGCCGCTGGAAATCCGGCTGCTGGCTGCGCAAACCCACGGGAAAACCGTCGCCATCACCATGCGCACTCCCGGCCACGACTTCGAGCTGGCCGCAGGGTTCCTGCTCTCCGAAGGGCTGGTTCGCCGCCGGGAGGAAATTCGGCGCATCGCCTACTGCACCGACCCCAGCGAGCCCCAGCAGTACAACATCGTGAACGTCGAGCTGAACGCGGCCACCCTGCCCGATCTGGCCCCACTGGAGCGCCACTTCTACACCAACTCGGCCTGTGGGGTGTGCGGAAAAGCCAGCCTGGAGAACTTACAGCGCCGCTACGCACCGCTGGACTCGAGCGGGCGGGTCTCGAGCCAGGTAATTACCCAGCTACCCAAGCAGCTCCGCGCCCAGCAAACCCTCTTTGCTCAGACCGGGGGGCTGCACGCCGCCGCTTTGTTCGATCGAGCAGGCCACCTTCTGGCCCTGCGCGAGGACGTGGGCCGCCACAACGCCCTGGACAAACTGCTGGGCTGGGCCCTGCTGGAAAACCGCCTGCCCCTCTCCGAGCAGATGGTGCTGGTCAGCGGGCGGGCCAGCTACGAACTGGTGCAAAAAGCCCTGGCCGCGGGCGTTCCCGTACTGTGCGCCATCTCGGCCCCCAGCAGCCTGGCGGTGGAGCTGGCCCAGGCCTTCAACCTCACCCTGATTGGCTTCTTGCGGGATAGCTTCAACGTGTACAGCGGTGCGGAGCGTCTGGCACTGGATGCCTCGTGA
- the modB gene encoding molybdate ABC transporter permease subunit, whose translation MNDPVFWQTLRLTLEVGLVSTLILLFVGLPLGWVLAHKRFWGKRVLESIVLLPLTLPPTVLGFYLLLLLGQNGPLAQFLGVSWAFRFEGLVVGSVLFSLPFALNGYREAFRSLDLDLVQTARTLGAGWRRVWLEVILPITWPGILSGSILAFAHILGEFGVVLMVGGSLPGKTQMVSIYIYDQVQALQFGRAAEASGVLLLVSFALVYLVRTLEDVWRSRMPSSTR comes from the coding sequence ATGAACGACCCTGTGTTCTGGCAGACCCTGCGATTAACCCTCGAGGTCGGCCTGGTCAGCACCCTGATTCTGCTTTTTGTAGGGCTGCCGCTGGGCTGGGTGCTGGCCCACAAGCGCTTCTGGGGTAAGCGGGTGCTGGAATCGATCGTGCTGCTGCCCCTCACCCTGCCGCCCACGGTGCTGGGGTTTTACCTGCTGTTGCTCCTGGGGCAGAACGGCCCTTTGGCGCAGTTTTTGGGCGTGAGCTGGGCTTTTCGCTTCGAGGGGCTGGTGGTGGGCTCGGTGCTGTTTAGCCTGCCCTTTGCCCTGAACGGCTACCGCGAGGCTTTTCGCAGCCTGGATCTGGACTTGGTTCAGACCGCGCGAACGCTGGGGGCGGGCTGGCGGCGGGTCTGGCTCGAGGTTATCCTGCCCATCACCTGGCCGGGAATCCTGTCGGGCTCCATTCTGGCTTTTGCCCACATCCTGGGCGAGTTTGGGGTGGTGCTGATGGTGGGGGGCAGCCTTCCCGGCAAAACCCAGATGGTGAGCATTTACATCTACGATCAGGTACAGGCCCTGCAGTTTGGGCGGGCCGCCGAGGCCTCGGGGGTCTTGCTTTTGGTGAGCTTTGCCCTGGTGTACCTGGTGCGAACCCTGGAGGACGTGTGGAGATCGCGTATGCCCTCGAGCACCCGGTAA
- a CDS encoding twin-arginine translocase TatA/TatE family subunit: MPLGPTELIIILLIVVLLFGARKLPELARGLGQSAREFRKGLSEDEKKPEESKPEQKQS, encoded by the coding sequence ATGCCTTTAGGCCCCACCGAACTCATCATCATCCTGTTGATCGTGGTTTTGTTGTTTGGCGCACGCAAGCTGCCCGAGCTGGCTCGAGGTCTGGGCCAGTCGGCCCGGGAGTTCCGCAAAGGGTTGAGCGAGGACGAGAAAAAACCCGAAGAGAGCAAACCCGAGCAAAAACAGTCTTAG
- a CDS encoding YpdA family putative bacillithiol disulfide reductase → MWDLVIVGAGPVGLAAAIEAKRVGLRAVVLEKGTIVHTLYRWPRETVFFSEARNIEIGGHPFPSLSAKPTRREALQYYRRVAENEGLDIRTYTEVTDLYPELGHFRVSYRDRDGEGELKSRFVLVATGYYDNPNRLGVPGEDLPHVRYGLDETLPYWNQRVVVVGGSNSAVEAALELYRGGARVTVVHHGPEIRPRVKYWLKPDFENRVREGSIQLLLNTKVREIAPRAVWVETSSGQGFQSIPCDFVLIHIGYRAVDGLLRRAGVAYQGDAPVLSEAYETSLEGLFVAGSAGYGADTRTVFIENGREHARRAVQAMAARLQTVSGSAV, encoded by the coding sequence ATGTGGGATCTGGTGATTGTGGGGGCTGGGCCAGTGGGGCTGGCTGCTGCCATCGAGGCCAAGCGGGTGGGGCTGCGAGCGGTGGTACTGGAAAAGGGCACCATCGTGCACACCCTGTACCGCTGGCCCAGGGAGACGGTCTTTTTTAGTGAGGCCAGGAACATCGAAATCGGGGGGCACCCTTTCCCCTCGCTCTCGGCCAAGCCCACCCGCCGCGAGGCCTTGCAGTATTACCGCCGGGTGGCCGAAAACGAAGGGCTGGACATCCGCACCTACACCGAGGTGACCGACCTGTACCCCGAGCTGGGGCATTTCAGGGTGAGCTACCGCGACCGCGATGGGGAGGGGGAGCTGAAGAGCCGCTTTGTGCTGGTGGCGACGGGCTACTACGACAACCCCAACCGCCTGGGGGTGCCAGGGGAGGATCTACCCCACGTGCGCTACGGCCTGGACGAGACCCTGCCCTACTGGAACCAGCGGGTGGTGGTGGTAGGGGGTTCCAACAGCGCGGTGGAGGCGGCCCTCGAGCTCTACCGCGGCGGGGCCAGGGTCACGGTGGTTCACCACGGGCCTGAGATTCGGCCCAGGGTCAAGTACTGGCTCAAACCCGACTTCGAGAACCGGGTGCGGGAGGGTTCCATCCAGCTTTTGCTCAATACCAAGGTGCGGGAGATTGCCCCGCGGGCGGTGTGGGTGGAGACCTCGAGCGGGCAAGGCTTCCAGAGCATTCCCTGTGATTTCGTGCTTATTCACATCGGTTACAGAGCCGTGGATGGGCTATTGCGCCGGGCCGGGGTGGCCTACCAGGGCGACGCGCCGGTGCTCAGCGAGGCTTACGAGACCAGCCTCGAGGGCCTCTTTGTGGCCGGAAGCGCGGGGTACGGGGCTGATACCCGCACGGTATTTATTGAGAACGGCCGGGAGCACGCCAGAAGGGCTGTGCAGGCCATGGCTGCGCGCTTGCAGACAGTGAGCGGCTCTGCGGTGTGA
- the rodA gene encoding rod shape-determining protein RodA: MTLRRVPVFAYDWVLVGLVLLINLIGLVTLYSAAPSRGVWLQQMLAFPIALSVGLLVQLFSRRQVLSWAFPLYATSLVLLVLVLLVGREINGAKAWFDLGPVSFQPLELAKIGLILVLAKVLAARPLERWLDYALPALLAAPILGLVFIQPDLGGTLVLIAGLLGMLFVRGMPTIHIVLGLLTVAVLVPTVIWPNLNQYQRDRVEILFDLSKDPKGKGFQQIQSTIAIGSGGLMGKGFGAGTQTQLGFVPERQTDFIYAVLAEEWGFVGASTLMVLYALLFFRLGRMALECVRLEDRLIIVGVLSMLAFQVVVNIAVTLGLAPVTGLTLPLISKGGSSLIMVYLGLGLALLIHRDRYSEV, from the coding sequence GTGACGCTGCGCAGGGTGCCGGTTTTCGCTTACGACTGGGTGCTGGTTGGCCTGGTTTTGCTGATTAATCTGATTGGCCTGGTCACCCTCTACAGCGCAGCGCCCAGCCGCGGGGTCTGGCTACAGCAGATGCTGGCCTTCCCCATCGCCCTATCGGTGGGCCTGCTGGTGCAGTTGTTTTCCCGCCGCCAGGTGCTTTCCTGGGCCTTTCCACTGTATGCGACGTCGTTGGTTTTGCTGGTGCTGGTTTTGCTGGTTGGGCGCGAGATTAACGGGGCCAAGGCCTGGTTCGACCTGGGCCCGGTCAGTTTTCAACCGCTCGAGCTGGCCAAAATTGGCCTGATCCTGGTATTGGCTAAAGTGCTGGCGGCCCGCCCGCTGGAGCGCTGGCTGGATTATGCGCTACCGGCTTTGCTAGCAGCCCCCATTCTGGGTCTGGTATTCATCCAGCCCGACCTGGGGGGCACCCTGGTGCTCATCGCGGGGCTGCTGGGGATGCTGTTTGTGCGGGGCATGCCCACCATCCATATCGTGCTGGGGCTCCTGACGGTGGCGGTGCTGGTGCCCACAGTGATCTGGCCCAACCTTAACCAGTACCAGCGGGATCGGGTGGAAATTCTGTTCGACCTGTCCAAAGACCCCAAGGGCAAGGGCTTCCAGCAGATCCAGTCCACCATCGCCATCGGCTCGGGGGGCCTGATGGGCAAGGGCTTTGGGGCCGGCACCCAGACCCAGTTGGGGTTCGTGCCCGAGCGCCAGACCGACTTCATCTACGCTGTGCTGGCCGAGGAGTGGGGCTTTGTGGGTGCGTCCACCCTCATGGTGCTGTACGCTTTGCTCTTTTTCCGGCTGGGCCGCATGGCGCTGGAGTGCGTGCGCCTGGAGGATCGCCTCATCATCGTGGGGGTGCTCTCCATGCTGGCTTTCCAGGTGGTGGTCAACATCGCGGTCACGCTGGGCCTGGCCCCGGTCACCGGCCTGACCCTGCCGCTCATTTCCAAAGGTGGCAGCAGCCTGATTATGGTGTATCTGGGGCTGGGGCTGGCCCTGCTCATCCACCGCGACCGCTACAGCGAGGTATAA
- a CDS encoding alpha/beta hydrolase, with the protein MGSIPTLPGLVSTMIETPRLKMHVLLRGPSDGVPVLLIHGNASSSTFWEETMLALPLGYRAIAPDLRGYGDTEDKLIDATRGCMDWVNDLLDLMDVMGYARFHVAGHSLGGSVVWAMLAAAPERILTATVIAPGSPFGFGGTKDIQGTPCAPDFAGSGAGIVNPEFARLIAEGYRGSEFQAAPRNVMNSFYWKPPFRHPREEALLSGVLSEKIGPNKYPGDAVPSPHWPGVAPGKWGPANAISPKYVGDSVQRMLTAPTKPPILWVRGSDDPIVGDMSLFNMGTLGKLGVVPGWPGDEVHPPQPMVGQTRYVLEQYRANGGSFREEVIPDTGHSPHMEKPHIFDPLFHAHLQSV; encoded by the coding sequence ATGGGTTCCATCCCAACCTTGCCAGGCCTGGTTTCCACCATGATCGAGACCCCTCGCCTCAAGATGCACGTGCTGCTGCGGGGCCCCTCCGACGGGGTGCCGGTGCTCCTGATTCACGGCAACGCCAGCAGCAGCACCTTCTGGGAAGAAACCATGCTGGCCCTGCCCCTTGGCTACCGTGCCATCGCGCCCGACCTGCGCGGCTATGGCGACACCGAGGACAAGCTGATTGACGCCACCCGCGGCTGCATGGACTGGGTGAACGACCTGCTCGACCTGATGGATGTAATGGGCTATGCCCGCTTTCACGTGGCCGGGCATTCGCTGGGGGGTAGTGTGGTCTGGGCCATGCTGGCAGCCGCCCCCGAGCGCATCCTCACCGCCACCGTCATCGCGCCCGGCTCCCCTTTTGGCTTTGGCGGCACCAAGGATATCCAGGGAACCCCCTGCGCCCCGGACTTTGCCGGCTCGGGAGCGGGCATCGTCAACCCCGAGTTCGCCCGGCTGATTGCCGAGGGCTACCGGGGCAGCGAGTTTCAGGCCGCCCCCCGCAACGTTATGAACAGCTTCTACTGGAAGCCGCCCTTCCGGCATCCCCGCGAGGAGGCCCTGCTCTCGGGCGTGCTCTCGGAGAAAATCGGACCCAACAAGTATCCCGGCGACGCTGTGCCTTCACCCCACTGGCCGGGGGTTGCCCCTGGAAAGTGGGGGCCGGCCAACGCCATCTCGCCCAAGTACGTGGGGGATAGCGTGCAAAGAATGCTCACGGCCCCCACCAAGCCGCCCATCCTCTGGGTGCGCGGTTCCGACGACCCGATTGTGGGGGATATGAGCCTCTTCAACATGGGCACCCTGGGCAAGCTGGGGGTGGTGCCCGGCTGGCCGGGCGACGAGGTGCACCCCCCGCAGCCGATGGTGGGGCAGACCCGTTATGTGCTCGAGCAGTACCGGGCCAACGGCGGCTCCTTCCGCGAAGAGGTGATCCCGGACACCGGCCACTCGCCCCACATGGAAAAGCCCCACATCTTCGACCCGCTGTTTCATGCCCACCTCCAGTCGGTGTAG